A stretch of DNA from Anopheles ziemanni chromosome 3, idAnoZiCoDA_A2_x.2, whole genome shotgun sequence:
ttgtttacaCGATCCCGGTCGTTCGGTAGAATTTTTTTACCAACAAAACACGCAGCACGGATTTgacatttttgaaaaactagCACACTTTCCCATCGGCTAgtaggggtggctggggtaatacgcacccctgaggcaatacgcaccctttcccatttccattgaaaaacgagttttcaacgcgtaaaaagtagtcacccTGCAAGATCAACCTGAAATATGGTCACCCTGTGAGTTTGATAgctctacatcaacagaaacgcgaaataaacgcaaaacaaaatgattctcagctcagacagtttttgttataatgtgacttaccattccgctaaggaatattaagtgcaaaaaccgatatttacccacgaggaatacgaaatttattgaattgagaatcagtgcttgagactattcatgaaaatttcggaaagtatgcagatttactcatattttagttgaaaatgtggggaactatgaatgggggcaatatgcacccagtatgtcggggtaaaatgcaccggtttgtaaacaaactatctttatTTGACAGTGGATGTTGCCtcgttgttgtggtgcgtattgcctctttgttatggtgcgtattgcctctttgttatggtgcgtattgcccctttgttgtggtgcgtattgcccctttgttgtggtgcgtattacccctagcaaaggtgcgttttgcctcaaccagatacagatcgatcaaaaattgaactttttcaaaactgaaaaaaatacgtttttcttagcaaaaaaaagcaaacattcctgaattggtaactagtttgaacctttatgaatcctatccagtgataaaatcaacaatcaagtgccaagttgttagaaaattttatagttttccttaaggggtgcgtattaccccatccacccctatAGTGACACTTTCCCATACGCTAGCAGCTCCGTATTGcttcccggttgacagaaatttaaattgttgctggtactatgtagttccagcaagagtcccagcaaactgccatggaaaaacttgctggtactacatgacagctgcaaaaaatttgaatttttgtcaaccgggttgtTTCGAAAAGAAATTGTCTATTCTACTAATCTATACAAAGATGTTTTTATCAGTATACGATTTTCTTCAACATTGTAAATCAGTAAATAGCCAAAATTTATTtaccgttgtatgaatggagcagagttggatgcgattgttctggagagtattaccccaatgccccctctcgtttgatgatttatatttaatatcgcaagatactttcgtccctctcaaacctatgtaggcGGTGggtctcatcatcatcattatcatcatcatcatcatcatcatcatcatcatcatcatcatcatgtaatcaaatcaatgtcggtctggaaattgtttatcctaatctgaatccccagaatccgattcagaattcggtaaaaatggtctggtcctgatgaaatgggtttggttgggtagaacagctcggataatggacattctactgtatttctaggtaaaaaataggttccaggaatttttctctctttagaTCGACTAGTCAGGAaatctctagatcgactatttatgtgactaattcgactcacatcattgtgagtcgattcaaacagtttaggaacaagtcagaatcgaatcaaatcgagtcccaaaccaatcaaatctgattcgaatcctaatcgacTCAAATcgttagaatccgtcaaatgggattcaaatctttagaatctgtcagatgggattcgaatctttagaatctgtcaaatgggattcgaatctttggaatccctctagggatcaaatcttcaaatcttccgaatcccgatgcTGTCAACACTAATCAAAACAATCAACCAATCTGGTGAGTCACGGGAAACATGGACCGCAACTTGGAAGTCCGACATATGACCAATTTGGATACCCTGGTGCACATTTTGGATACCAGCGAAGGATGGCGCTCGTTCCTCTACCAAATCCCGAAAGACCTGAACGATCTTTCCAAGGACGAGTACGTGCTGAAGTACGATGGGTCGATCGAACGGTAAGTCAGTTAGTTGATAACCGATTTAAATATCGTCGTGGTCATGCTAACCCCCGCCTATTTGCAGTCTTCTCGAAACAGAAAgtgcgaaggaaaaaacgTCCCCGGCGAGGTTATTGCTGGAAGAGTGGAGTATATCGGGAAAGACGCGGCCCACTGTTGACCATTTGCTGGCGTTACTTGTGCGTGCGAAGCAAATCCGAGCGGCGGAATATCTGACAACCTTGCTGCGGGAAAAACCTCCAGCACGGCCCACCGAAGGGCCTGGGGCTCCGATAGACGTGAGACTGCCGGAAGACCACCACACGGAGTCCTTGTTAAATGGTATCAGCTACCCAAGCTCTACCATGCTGCAGCAAAATGTGGAGTCGGTAACGATCGACAACAATCGAGACTATTACGACAAGCTCGGGCCGACGAAGCGGGTCGAGATTGAGGATAGTTTATCATCCATCGCAGACGGCGAGTTACCCGTCTTTTCAACGATCAATAACAACGCACGTCCTGGTGGGGTCGACGGAAAATTACCACGCGTAGTGGAAGAAAATTCGGCTTCGTCGAGTGGTCTACCACTGATTTCCGCGCTCGGTTTGCAAGGGGACGAGAAGGCACCAGAGGAAGCGTTTGAGTCGTCTAAGCTACAAAACAACCGAAATTATCAGCCAACAGAGAATCACGATGAACGGGAAGTCCCAAACCTATCTATACTTGGAACTGCTAATAGCAGGCAAGATGGTAATGCGGTTGAACAACAGGAAGCTATGCCTGCCTTATCAGCTTTAATGAGCGATGCTGCCGAAAGTCAGCAGAATCATTCATCAAGCACCAATAGAACGCAAGACAGTATACCAATGCTGTCGATGCTTGGTACGGAAAGTACCAATTCTACTGATAGTGCAAGCGATTCCGATTATTCTGGCGCACAAAGTGTGAATCCTGTGAGTTCTCTAATGGAATTTTCTTGTTCACCTTCCGTCGTAGAATATACCTACGAACAGCTACATGACGCAACTGGTGGATTCGATTTGACCCCTTTTACCAATGGTGACGTTATGTCACCCAATGGCCGTTCGATTGGTGCTGGCGGTTTCGGTTCCGTATTTCTTGCAGTTAATCTGTCCCGATCGATTCCGGTGGCGGCTGTCAAACGGCTACTTCCTGACGGACACAAGTTTAGGGAAAAATTCGCACTCGAGAGGGACATCCTTTCCAGACATTCCCACCCGAACGTGGTCCGCTTGCTCGGTTACTGTGAGACCGGTCCACACTTGTGCCTAGTGTACGAGTACCTGAAAGACGACAACCTAGAGATGGCCCTTTCGATGGTTCGAGACAACCGGCGGCGAATGGACGCGTCCCGGCGCCTGAAGTACCTACGTGACGTCGCCAGTGGAATCGCATTCCTGCACGAGCGGGTCAATGTGATCCATCGGGACATAAAATCGGCGAACATTCTGCTCGATGGCTCGGTGGCGAAGCTGTGCGATTTTGGGCTAATTAGGTTAGCTGACTTGGCTACGGCAACGGCCATCATTGGCACACACCCGTACATGGCTCCCGAGGTGTTGCGTGGAGACGTTTCGCCAGCGCTAGATGTCTATGCGTTCGGAGTCGTTATCGCCGAAGTCGTAACCGGGGAACCGGTGTTGGCCGAGCAAGAATCTCGCAGTGATGCGGACCTCGCCGGGTACATTCGGCGCCAACAGGATAAGGATTTATCCGCTTTCGTTGACAGACGCGCCATAGGGGCGGAGCGAGACGAATGGTGGATCGCCGTTGGTGGCCGCTTGCTCGAAATTTCcgtaaagtgtttggaagagAAGCGCCTTCGAGAGAACATTGGTCAGGTTTTATCGAAAATCGAACGCATCCAGTGAATCGATCAAAAGCAATGGAATGCAATCAAACATACATTCGTGCCTTTAGAATAAGTTTATCTTTCATGGAGAGACAAAATAACGTTAGCAATATCGTAAAAGAAATACTCATATCGTAGCGATTCATGGTATATGATTCGCTCGCTGTTAATTTTATAGATTGATAATTGTTTTCTTAATAAAAGAGGGTCTATAATCATATGAACGAaaaatttaatagttttttttcagtttttttattcAGTATTGGTAGAGGCGGAACTACTTATGAGGCCTGGACTGAAAACCGTAGACCGAAACCACCGATATTGTTTATCACTTAGATTGACGTAATTCTATTTATCATTTACGTCGAGAGCAGGCATTTGAATGGACAGCGagcgaaaacgaaaatgatTTCACTTGTTAGATTTTTGGCATactgttttttctgttttttattaGTTAATTTTCTCCATTTAAAGCCTTGGTAGAATATGTTTTCGTTTGATGAATAAGTTTTGGTCTGATCTTTTCGTATGATTCAAAGTGCCTGCCTTTTATGGGCCACcagtaaaaatgttttttgtcaCCTAACGTGGTCATCATCTCGTCATTGCAGTCGAAATTAATAAAAGGATTTAATAATTAGAAAGCGGTTTTAAATACATTGtacaactaaaaaaaacataagatcTCTTTTTTATGAAAGCAGCTAAAGCTAACAATCTAAAGGTGATAACTCCTATAGCACAAAATAATATGAGTGATCGTGTTTAGAAAAACAAGTGTTATAATTGTTCGAAACGCTTGAGGTGACTATAGAAAATAGCCGAGGGCAATCATATGACAATGCAAACATGTATAAGGATAAATGAAATAGGCCCAACTGTGGGTTTTGGCATAGTATCATAAGGCAATGGAACGGTTTGGATGGCCCCGATTATCCCACCGCATGGGGCAAAATGGATTGATCCGCCTCTGAGTATAGGAATAGCTAGGAATTGTTAAATTTAATGTTCAATACACTCTACACCCAATATTATCTGAGTGCATAAAAAATGCATTAAAGATAGTTTTAAACAGAATTTTGTTAATTGTAAAGAAGTGCCCGTTTTTACTTCAAAAGTTTATAACTGAACAGGCACAAAAGATGAATTTTTCCAACTTGTTGGAACTTGCTCCAACTT
This window harbors:
- the LOC131286965 gene encoding uncharacterized protein LOC131286965 — its product is MDRNLEVRHMTNLDTLVHILDTSEGWRSFLYQIPKDLNDLSKDEYVLKYDGSIERLLETESAKEKTSPARLLLEEWSISGKTRPTVDHLLALLVRAKQIRAAEYLTTLLREKPPARPTEGPGAPIDVRLPEDHHTESLLNGISYPSSTMLQQNVESVTIDNNRDYYDKLGPTKRVEIEDSLSSIADGELPVFSTINNNARPGGVDGKLPRVVEENSASSSGLPLISALGLQGDEKAPEEAFESSKLQNNRNYQPTENHDEREVPNLSILGTANSRQDGNAVEQQEAMPALSALMSDAAESQQNHSSSTNRTQDSIPMLSMLGTESTNSTDSASDSDYSGAQSVNPVSSLMEFSCSPSVVEYTYEQLHDATGGFDLTPFTNGDVMSPNGRSIGAGGFGSVFLAVNLSRSIPVAAVKRLLPDGHKFREKFALERDILSRHSHPNVVRLLGYCETGPHLCLVYEYLKDDNLEMALSMVRDNRRRMDASRRLKYLRDVASGIAFLHERVNVIHRDIKSANILLDGSVAKLCDFGLIRLADLATATAIIGTHPYMAPEVLRGDVSPALDVYAFGVVIAEVVTGEPVLAEQESRSDADLAGYIRRQQDKDLSAFVDRRAIGAERDEWWIAVGGRLLEISVKCLEEKRLRENIGQVLSKIERIQ